A stretch of Pseudolysobacter antarcticus DNA encodes these proteins:
- a CDS encoding RDD family protein encodes MEVNPYQAPSAKLTDDSVVDVELADRLQRLGAALLDGLIGLVYALPIMFLLGTYDYLRQGHQAPWHLTAGTVVLGFIGFILLNGYYLKKDGQTIGKRIVGIRIVDMDNQILTLGKILVLRYLPIRIAAMIPFAGGLCALVDMLFIFRQNRRCLHDLIAGTKVVKVK; translated from the coding sequence ATGGAAGTAAATCCCTACCAGGCGCCCAGTGCAAAACTGACCGATGATTCGGTAGTGGATGTCGAGCTGGCCGATCGGTTGCAGCGGTTGGGAGCCGCGCTGCTCGATGGTCTGATCGGTTTGGTATACGCCTTGCCAATCATGTTTTTGCTGGGAACGTACGACTACCTTCGCCAAGGACATCAAGCACCATGGCATTTGACCGCTGGCACCGTAGTGCTCGGCTTTATTGGATTTATCCTGCTCAACGGCTACTACCTGAAAAAAGACGGTCAAACGATCGGAAAGCGGATTGTCGGTATCCGCATCGTGGATATGGACAACCAGATTCTCACGCTAGGGAAAATTCTCGTGCTCCGCTATCTGCCCATTCGGATCGCGGCAATGATCCCGTTTGCCGGAGGCCTGTGCGCCCTTGTCGACATGCTATTTATTTTTCGCCAGAACCGACGTTGCCTGCATGACTTGATCGCCGGCACCAAGGTCGTAAAGGTCAAATAA
- a CDS encoding type II toxin-antitoxin system PemK/MazF family toxin gives MDRETEPHRDIYAGIINRGDVFWIGPDESKGSVPGSPHPHVIVQDDVFNHSRISTVIVCALSSNLKRVNELGNVLLEPGEGDLDKQSVVVVSQVSSLYKSRLGQHIGTLSHARVEQILAGMRFQHASFFDRS, from the coding sequence ATGGACAGAGAAACAGAACCACATCGCGATATCTACGCGGGCATCATAAATCGAGGTGACGTATTCTGGATTGGTCCCGACGAATCGAAAGGATCGGTACCGGGATCGCCCCACCCGCATGTCATCGTTCAAGACGATGTTTTCAATCATTCACGCATCAGCACGGTCATCGTCTGCGCGCTTAGCTCAAACCTGAAGAGAGTCAACGAGCTTGGCAATGTTCTGCTGGAACCCGGCGAAGGCGATCTCGACAAACAAAGTGTTGTCGTCGTTTCGCAAGTATCCTCGTTGTACAAGAGCCGCCTTGGTCAGCACATCGGCACGCTTTCCCACGCACGTGTGGAACAAATACTCGCCGGCATGCGCTTTCAACATGCCTCCTTTTTCGACCGGTCTTGA
- a CDS encoding DUF3833 family protein, whose protein sequence is MIKVTVLLTFALVASIIGCSSFAAEQPLAFTPKNGFGGESEGNGSLKFFFGKPRPFHVESHGSEQSDGTFRLEQTVTFEGKPPEHRIWILTTVSPDHYSATLSDAAGPVTGSTSGADLSLQYRVKGPFVMHQELQLKTDGKTIDNVGVITLFGIAVGRLHETITRREPGITTKK, encoded by the coding sequence ATGATAAAAGTTACTGTGCTTCTGACATTTGCCCTGGTCGCGTCGATCATCGGATGTTCTTCATTCGCCGCCGAGCAGCCGCTTGCATTCACTCCGAAAAATGGTTTCGGCGGTGAGAGTGAAGGAAATGGATCGCTGAAATTTTTCTTTGGCAAGCCCCGTCCGTTTCATGTTGAAAGCCACGGCAGCGAGCAGAGCGATGGAACATTTCGCCTTGAGCAAACGGTCACCTTTGAAGGAAAGCCGCCCGAGCATCGCATATGGATTCTTACCACGGTCAGCCCCGATCATTATTCTGCGACGCTGAGTGACGCTGCCGGCCCCGTTACTGGCTCCACATCTGGTGCTGACCTGTCGTTGCAATACCGGGTCAAAGGTCCGTTTGTCATGCATCAGGAGTTGCAGTTAAAGACGGATGGGAAAACCATCGACAACGTTGGCGTCATCACCTTGTTTGGCATTGCTGTTGGCCGCCTGCACGAGACAATCACGCGCAGAGAACCCGGCATCACAACGAAGAAATAA
- a CDS encoding PEP-CTERM sorting domain-containing protein, with product MKRVSILFGLWMTLCSSAQAVPFVFSTGNPNGQFAAGSRAPSAGFLAIDAADDFLLPLQTTLHGATFTGLLPSSASAASISEVIVEIYRVFPLDSTNPPAGHVPTRVNSPADVDFVSRDSANSSLNFTFSVVSTSFVAGNSVLNGINPFPNQTTGGEGPLSAEAGTFNVIFATPIVLASGHYFFVPKVRLSSGNFYWLSAAKPIVAPGTPFVGDQQAWIRNANLAPDWLRIGTDIVGGTPQYNLAFSISGDDDRIFGDGFGT from the coding sequence ATGAAACGCGTTTCGATCTTGTTTGGATTGTGGATGACGCTGTGTAGTTCCGCGCAAGCAGTACCGTTTGTTTTTAGCACGGGAAATCCAAATGGTCAGTTCGCTGCTGGATCGAGAGCACCATCGGCGGGGTTTCTCGCGATCGATGCGGCCGACGATTTCCTGCTCCCGTTGCAGACGACGTTGCATGGCGCCACCTTCACCGGCTTGCTGCCCAGTTCGGCATCGGCAGCAAGCATCAGCGAGGTGATTGTCGAAATCTATCGGGTATTTCCACTCGACTCGACCAATCCACCGGCCGGGCATGTGCCGACGCGGGTCAACTCGCCTGCGGATGTCGATTTTGTATCGCGCGACAGCGCCAACAGCTCGCTCAATTTCACATTCAGCGTCGTTAGTACCAGTTTCGTCGCTGGCAATTCGGTGCTCAATGGCATCAATCCGTTCCCCAATCAGACTACCGGAGGAGAAGGTCCGCTCTCAGCTGAGGCGGGGACATTCAACGTCATATTTGCAACGCCGATCGTGTTGGCATCGGGCCATTATTTTTTCGTGCCAAAAGTCAGGCTCAGCAGCGGTAATTTTTATTGGCTCTCGGCAGCGAAACCGATCGTTGCACCGGGTACGCCGTTCGTCGGCGATCAGCAGGCATGGATCCGCAACGCCAATCTTGCTCCGGACTGGCTGCGCATCGGCACTGATATCGTCGGCGGTACACCGCAATACAATCTTGCGTTCTCGATCAGTGGCGACGACGACCGAATTTTCGGCGACGGATTTGGTACGTAA
- a CDS encoding collagen-like triple helix repeat-containing protein → MAGDTASSRYRISQYAVIELSGDFFMPPRCLSHSLFTVTIANALGLISASVFAQNVTVTAPTGGGFLVQDAASNAWFAIDTNGNVVIRQLSIAAQQNTPVCFSIITGQLGPCAPGAIVGATGVAGATGATGATGFAGATGAQGNIGATGVTGGTGSTGAPGITGTTGPTGSNGSAGATGATGNNGPMGLTGATGATGSTGSTGQQGLTGVTGAAGFTGATGSTGATGSAGATGTTGVTGITGATGFTGVAGFTGATGATGPTGATGATGVTGITGAAGFTGAAGFTGATGSTGATGTTGGTGALSGNVLSAHILAVPATTIFGTGGATTLANWSVIPLSGISNANFNAFSGGFIVPVSGNYLIHETVQLTHPTAFTFSYGAGVFNTFDLVRNGVVIDIKTFPMVNVNIALLLTMNVPTNFGEVTSVQLLTLAAGDVITSRVTIASAGDSFQAAADLSIMQISP, encoded by the coding sequence TTGGCCGGGGATACCGCGTCAAGTCGGTATCGTATTTCCCAGTACGCTGTGATCGAACTATCAGGGGATTTCTTTATGCCGCCACGCTGCCTGAGCCACTCGCTCTTCACCGTGACCATCGCCAATGCGCTGGGGCTGATTTCCGCCTCGGTCTTTGCCCAGAACGTGACCGTGACCGCGCCGACCGGCGGCGGTTTTCTGGTGCAGGATGCGGCCAGTAACGCGTGGTTCGCGATCGATACGAACGGCAATGTCGTGATCCGGCAACTGTCGATTGCCGCGCAGCAGAATACGCCAGTTTGTTTCAGCATCATCACTGGCCAACTTGGCCCATGTGCACCGGGCGCCATTGTCGGTGCTACCGGAGTGGCTGGTGCGACCGGCGCAACGGGCGCGACCGGATTTGCGGGCGCAACGGGGGCGCAGGGGAATATCGGCGCAACTGGCGTTACCGGAGGCACAGGTTCGACAGGTGCGCCGGGCATTACTGGCACAACCGGACCTACGGGATCAAACGGTTCGGCGGGTGCCACCGGAGCCACCGGCAACAATGGGCCGATGGGTCTCACGGGTGCGACGGGCGCGACAGGTTCGACCGGTTCGACCGGGCAGCAAGGTTTGACGGGTGTTACCGGAGCCGCAGGTTTTACAGGCGCTACCGGTTCGACCGGCGCGACTGGTTCAGCAGGTGCTACCGGAACAACAGGCGTAACCGGCATAACGGGAGCAACTGGTTTTACTGGGGTTGCTGGTTTTACTGGAGCCACTGGCGCGACCGGCCCAACAGGTGCTACCGGGGCAACCGGCGTAACTGGCATAACGGGAGCAGCCGGTTTTACTGGGGCCGCAGGTTTTACCGGAGCTACCGGTTCAACGGGTGCTACCGGAACAACTGGCGGAACCGGCGCGCTTTCCGGCAACGTGTTATCCGCCCACATTCTCGCTGTCCCTGCCACCACGATATTTGGCACGGGTGGCGCCACGACTCTTGCCAACTGGTCAGTTATTCCTCTCAGCGGGATCTCGAATGCAAATTTCAATGCATTCTCGGGAGGCTTCATCGTACCTGTTAGCGGGAACTATCTGATCCACGAAACGGTGCAGCTTACCCATCCCACTGCCTTCACCTTTAGCTACGGGGCGGGTGTTTTTAATACGTTCGACCTCGTGCGAAATGGCGTTGTCATCGACATCAAGACATTCCCGATGGTCAATGTAAATATTGCTTTGTTGCTGACCATGAACGTTCCGACCAATTTCGGAGAAGTCACCAGCGTGCAACTGCTTACCCTCGCGGCAGGGGACGTGATTACCAGTCGCGTGACGATCGCATCGGCCGGCGATTCGTTTCAGGCTGCTGCGGATTTATCAATCATGCAGATCAGCCCTTGA
- a CDS encoding VOC family protein, translating to MTCLWTIIGVTDVARSFEWYQSLLGLLATKPEHDYFGQIINSDGDVLVCLHQWGAHEHPSLASRDTAEPGNGLLLFFRVNDFDQTLYRARGLVAALEEEPSLNPNTGAKEFALRDPDGYYVMVSALPAV from the coding sequence ATGACGTGCTTGTGGACAATCATTGGGGTCACGGACGTTGCTCGCAGTTTTGAGTGGTACCAATCGCTGCTCGGGTTGCTCGCGACGAAACCTGAGCATGACTATTTTGGGCAGATCATCAACTCGGATGGGGACGTCCTCGTCTGCTTGCATCAATGGGGCGCTCACGAGCATCCGTCCCTGGCCAGTCGGGATACTGCAGAGCCTGGAAACGGTCTGCTCCTGTTCTTTCGCGTAAATGATTTCGATCAGACGTTGTACCGAGCACGCGGCCTTGTCGCAGCGCTTGAGGAGGAGCCAAGCTTGAATCCCAATACCGGCGCGAAAGAATTCGCACTGCGCGATCCGGACGGCTACTACGTGATGGTCAGCGCGCTACCCGCGGTCTAA
- a CDS encoding choice-of-anchor Q domain-containing protein, giving the protein MRNENTLPVSQRKPLAICIAALFALAAPPAIANIVPVSNCADSGAGSLRSAIASAVTGDTVSMIGLACSSISLTTGAIHILQSDLTVTAPSSKVTIDHFYTAPSDRILVHNGAGNLILNNLNVTHGYASGSNGAVNGGCIYSAGTLTLNSSRVTSCRVAVVAGTVNDHAQGGGVFSKKGLNLNNSQLSFNTAYANPGRSYGGGAYSVGFFNATDSTVSYNVSQATVPGATRGYAGGLLLSGGSTITGSTIAKNVANSAGGGVLIPGNTANYFTNSTISGNTAENSVGGLLGLNGGIYLEHTTIAFNTDGGATFSGKQLSAGFTAYAHNNLIDLGLTATIISNNTSNAAPSDFRAVNGNTPAKVVNVSGANNLIYNSVGPIPSGTINGCPLLGALKNNGGPTWTHALMSHSPAIDQRSASLSFDQRGSPFVRMSNGTADIGAFEVQQNDTIFTTEFEGCP; this is encoded by the coding sequence ATGAGAAACGAAAATACATTACCGGTATCGCAGCGCAAGCCGCTGGCGATTTGTATCGCGGCGTTGTTCGCCCTAGCCGCGCCACCTGCGATAGCCAATATTGTGCCCGTGAGTAATTGCGCTGACAGCGGCGCGGGCAGTTTGCGTTCGGCAATTGCCAGCGCCGTGACTGGCGATACCGTGAGCATGATTGGTCTGGCGTGCAGTTCGATTTCGCTGACAACCGGTGCGATCCACATTCTGCAGAGTGATCTTACCGTCACCGCTCCTTCCAGCAAGGTGACGATCGATCATTTCTACACCGCCCCGAGCGATCGTATCCTAGTGCACAACGGCGCCGGCAATTTGATCCTCAATAATCTCAACGTAACCCACGGTTATGCGTCCGGCAGCAATGGCGCCGTCAATGGCGGATGTATTTATTCCGCCGGCACCCTGACGCTGAACAGCTCCCGTGTTACCAGCTGCCGCGTTGCTGTTGTCGCCGGCACGGTTAACGACCACGCCCAAGGCGGCGGGGTATTTTCAAAGAAAGGTTTGAATCTCAATAACAGTCAACTTTCGTTCAATACCGCGTATGCGAATCCGGGGCGAAGTTATGGCGGCGGTGCTTACTCTGTAGGATTTTTCAACGCCACCGACAGCACCGTGAGCTACAACGTCTCACAGGCAACGGTGCCCGGGGCTACGCGCGGTTATGCTGGCGGTCTTCTCCTCAGTGGCGGCTCGACCATAACCGGATCGACGATCGCAAAAAACGTTGCCAATAGTGCCGGCGGCGGCGTTTTGATTCCCGGCAATACCGCCAACTACTTCACCAACAGCACAATCTCGGGCAACACAGCCGAAAACAGTGTAGGCGGACTGCTGGGGCTAAACGGTGGTATCTACCTGGAACACACGACGATCGCGTTCAATACCGATGGCGGTGCCACATTTTCGGGCAAACAGCTCAGTGCAGGCTTTACCGCATATGCGCACAACAATTTGATCGATCTTGGATTGACTGCCACGATCATATCCAACAATACATCGAACGCTGCGCCTTCCGATTTCCGTGCGGTCAACGGCAATACACCGGCCAAGGTGGTCAACGTCAGCGGCGCGAACAATTTGATCTACAACTCGGTCGGACCCATTCCGTCAGGCACGATCAATGGATGTCCCTTGCTTGGTGCTCTGAAAAATAATGGCGGCCCGACGTGGACCCACGCGTTGATGAGCCACAGTCCTGCGATCGACCAACGCAGCGCGTCGCTAAGTTTCGATCAACGCGGTTCGCCGTTCGTCCGAATGTCCAATGGCACCGCGGACATCGGTGCATTCGAAGTTCAGCAAAACGACACAATATTTACTACCGAGTTTGAGGGCTGTCCATAA
- a CDS encoding choice-of-anchor Q domain-containing protein yields the protein MSIAATLTSARRKPLAICIAALFALSATPAIANTINVSNCADNGAGSLRSAIASAISGDTINMTGLVCSSISLTTGAIHILQSDLTVTGPTNNIVIDHFYASPSDRILVHNGAGTLTLNNLDIRHGYASTTNGTILGGCIYSAGTVALTNSRVTSCRVGATGSSSNKTKGGGIFAKKDIKLSNSQVSFNTAYANPGFSYGGGAFSDGTFEADSSIVTYNIAQGSDVVGPRGYGGGLFLRQGSTISGSTISNNYANANAGGILFLNNAINTISNSTISNNSAGGGAGGILAVDGSLYLNQTTVAFNIDNGGQLAGKQLSAGVTALALSEQVSVHLQSALISNNTRNSTSPPMPTDFAAIDGSTPLEIVTVTGAKNLIYSHVGNVPNDTISACPLLGPLKNNGGPTRTHALLSRSPAIDQGSASQSFDQRGSPFVRQSNSVADIGAYEVQKNDVIFNTTFENCP from the coding sequence ATGAGCATCGCAGCCACCTTGACCAGCGCACGACGCAAACCACTGGCGATATGCATCGCAGCGTTGTTTGCATTGTCGGCGACACCGGCAATCGCGAATACGATCAACGTCAGCAATTGCGCCGATAACGGTGCTGGCAGTTTGCGCTCGGCGATCGCCAGCGCGATCAGCGGCGACACGATCAACATGACGGGGCTGGTATGCAGTTCGATTTCGCTGACGACTGGTGCAATCCATATTCTGCAGAGCGACCTGACTGTGACCGGGCCGACCAACAATATTGTGATCGATCACTTTTACGCGAGCCCGAGCGATCGCATCCTTGTGCACAACGGTGCGGGCACATTGACCCTCAACAATCTGGACATCAGACATGGTTACGCCTCCACGACGAACGGCACCATTCTCGGTGGCTGCATTTACTCCGCAGGCACCGTGGCCCTGACCAATTCACGCGTCACAAGTTGTCGCGTCGGTGCGACTGGCTCATCAAGCAACAAAACCAAGGGGGGCGGCATTTTCGCGAAGAAGGACATCAAGTTGAGCAATAGCCAGGTGTCTTTCAATACCGCCTATGCCAATCCGGGCTTCAGTTACGGCGGTGGCGCGTTTTCGGATGGCACGTTCGAGGCGGATAGCAGCATTGTCACCTACAACATTGCCCAAGGTAGCGACGTGGTCGGGCCGCGCGGTTATGGCGGTGGTCTGTTCTTGCGCCAAGGTTCGACAATTTCTGGCTCGACCATTTCCAACAACTACGCCAACGCCAACGCGGGCGGCATCCTGTTCCTCAACAATGCTATCAATACGATCAGCAACAGCACCATCTCGAATAATTCGGCGGGTGGCGGCGCTGGCGGAATACTCGCAGTCGATGGGAGTTTGTATCTCAATCAAACCACTGTGGCCTTCAACATCGACAATGGTGGCCAGCTCGCCGGCAAACAGCTTTCGGCCGGTGTCACTGCCTTGGCATTGAGCGAGCAGGTTTCCGTGCACCTGCAAAGCGCCTTGATCTCGAACAATACGAGGAACAGCACATCCCCGCCCATGCCCACCGACTTTGCTGCCATCGATGGCAGCACCCCGCTCGAGATAGTCACCGTGACCGGTGCCAAAAATTTGATTTACAGCCACGTCGGCAACGTGCCTAACGACACCATCAGTGCCTGCCCGTTGCTCGGTCCACTGAAAAACAATGGCGGCCCGACCCGAACGCACGCGTTGCTGAGTCGCAGTCCGGCAATCGACCAGGGCAGCGCGTCGCAAAGCTTCGATCAGCGCGGTTCGCCGTTCGTGCGACAGTCCAACAGCGTCGCAGATATCGGCGCTTATGAGGTGCAGAAGAACGACGTGATATTTAATACGACATTTGAAAACTGCCCCTGA
- a CDS encoding TonB-dependent receptor plug domain-containing protein gives MSKSNRVARVSAVHSTIRLRRCLIASAILLTCNAWALEAADEQAKSTTGSTELESVTVLGSRAKGHTEADTPAPVDVIRADVIQSVGSFEIGRILQTLEPSANFSTTFLSDGQDAIRPATLRGLGPDQVLVLINGKRQHQQALVNTDVAVGLGSAGTDLNVIPVSAIERIEVLRDGAAAQYGSDAIAGVINIVLKKQTKETQVFFEGGKTSKGDGGVLGAGLNTGFAFGDGGYTNVTLEWHDREATNRAGPDYADTNPPRKTLFLGDPAVKEAYLWLNGGLPIGPGELYWFGGASQREGEGHGFFRAAGDPRAVAAVYPDGFTPQNLTTIRDRTAAVGYRGKFGNEWEYDTSLIYGRSAFNYHEGNTINVSYWYEPKPGGGIYAESPNYFYAGSLENKERTFNLDFHGPWNWGLFSSPLYLATGFEYRRDEFRIIAGEPGSYQYGRTNNPNIPILASDGSLAPPGSQGYPGFSPETAVDAGRHNEAVYLDAEQTIADKLLIGGAARYEKYSDFGNTTTGKLTGRYDFTDTFAIRSTLSTGFRAPGVQQENYSQISTTFNTEGVLVDTLIPRQQSAVTQALGIAPLKQEESKNASFGVVMKPLENLSVTLDYYRIDIKNRIVFSGLVTPEDPSACATAAGCPIRTALAPYPSVGQAAFFTNAVNTSTKGIDLVADYTFTLDNSAKLDFGVASNYGTTRVTKRNTSSNILSPDVIFDATQVTLIERGQPHLHHVLSSSVNYDKWFASLRFNYFGSVQGQSYTPGEIQTWRGKWLTDLDLRYSITPKMSISIGANNAFNVQPDRWTVPQALTDWVPYGFTRCYETCPFGLNGAYYYTRFDFAF, from the coding sequence ATGTCCAAGTCAAACCGTGTTGCCCGTGTTTCCGCCGTACATTCCACCATTCGTTTGCGTCGTTGCCTGATCGCCAGCGCGATTCTGTTGACCTGCAATGCCTGGGCGCTCGAAGCCGCCGACGAGCAGGCAAAATCGACTACCGGCAGTACCGAACTCGAAAGCGTCACTGTGCTCGGTTCACGCGCCAAAGGCCACACCGAAGCAGACACACCCGCGCCGGTCGATGTGATTCGTGCCGATGTCATCCAGTCAGTCGGCTCGTTCGAGATCGGGCGAATTCTGCAAACGCTCGAACCCTCGGCAAATTTTTCCACGACGTTTTTGAGCGACGGTCAGGATGCAATCCGCCCCGCCACATTGCGCGGACTAGGCCCCGATCAGGTGCTCGTGCTGATCAATGGCAAACGCCAGCATCAGCAGGCGCTCGTGAATACCGATGTCGCCGTCGGCCTCGGCTCAGCTGGCACCGATCTGAATGTGATCCCGGTATCTGCGATCGAGCGCATCGAAGTGCTGCGTGATGGCGCCGCCGCGCAATACGGTTCGGATGCGATTGCCGGCGTGATCAATATCGTGCTGAAAAAACAGACCAAGGAAACCCAGGTTTTCTTCGAAGGCGGCAAGACGTCAAAGGGTGATGGCGGCGTGCTCGGCGCCGGCCTCAATACCGGTTTTGCATTCGGCGATGGCGGCTACACCAATGTCACCTTGGAGTGGCACGACCGCGAGGCAACCAACCGCGCCGGCCCGGATTACGCCGATACCAATCCGCCGCGCAAGACGCTGTTCCTCGGCGATCCCGCAGTAAAAGAAGCCTACCTGTGGTTGAACGGCGGCCTGCCAATCGGCCCGGGCGAGTTGTACTGGTTCGGCGGTGCATCACAGCGCGAAGGCGAAGGTCACGGATTTTTCCGCGCCGCTGGCGATCCTCGCGCCGTGGCGGCAGTTTATCCGGACGGTTTCACGCCGCAGAACCTCACCACCATCCGCGACCGGACCGCCGCTGTGGGTTATCGCGGCAAGTTCGGCAACGAATGGGAATACGACACGAGCCTGATCTACGGCCGCTCCGCCTTTAATTACCACGAAGGCAATACCATCAACGTGAGTTATTGGTACGAGCCAAAACCCGGCGGCGGTATCTACGCTGAATCGCCGAATTATTTCTACGCCGGCTCGCTGGAAAACAAGGAACGCACCTTCAATCTGGATTTCCACGGACCGTGGAATTGGGGTCTGTTCAGCAGCCCGCTTTATCTGGCCACGGGCTTTGAATATCGCCGCGACGAATTCCGCATCATCGCCGGCGAGCCGGGTTCGTATCAATATGGCCGCACCAATAATCCGAACATTCCGATCCTCGCCAGCGATGGCAGCTTGGCACCTCCGGGCAGTCAGGGATATCCGGGCTTCTCACCGGAAACGGCGGTGGATGCGGGCCGACATAACGAAGCCGTGTATCTGGATGCGGAACAAACCATTGCCGACAAACTGCTGATCGGCGGCGCGGCGCGTTACGAAAAATATTCCGACTTCGGCAATACCACTACCGGAAAACTGACGGGTCGTTATGATTTCACCGATACGTTCGCGATCCGCAGCACCCTCTCGACCGGCTTTCGCGCACCCGGTGTGCAGCAGGAAAACTACAGCCAGATATCGACTACGTTCAACACCGAAGGTGTGCTGGTCGACACGCTGATTCCACGCCAGCAAAGTGCAGTGACGCAAGCGCTCGGCATCGCACCGTTGAAGCAGGAAGAATCGAAAAATGCCAGTTTCGGCGTGGTGATGAAGCCGCTCGAAAATCTTTCTGTCACGCTGGATTATTACCGCATCGACATCAAGAACCGCATCGTGTTTTCCGGCCTGGTCACGCCGGAAGATCCGTCCGCCTGTGCCACGGCGGCAGGTTGTCCGATCCGCACCGCGCTGGCGCCGTATCCTTCGGTGGGTCAGGCCGCATTTTTTACCAACGCGGTGAATACCTCGACCAAGGGTATCGATCTGGTCGCTGATTACACGTTCACTCTCGACAACAGCGCCAAGCTCGATTTCGGCGTGGCCAGCAACTACGGCACGACGCGTGTGACCAAGCGCAATACCTCGTCGAATATTCTGTCGCCAGACGTGATCTTCGACGCGACTCAGGTGACCTTGATCGAACGCGGCCAACCGCATCTGCATCACGTGTTGTCGAGCTCGGTGAATTACGACAAATGGTTCGCCAGCCTGCGCTTCAATTATTTCGGTTCGGTGCAAGGCCAATCCTACACGCCGGGCGAAATTCAGACATGGCGTGGCAAGTGGCTGACCGATCTCGACCTGCGTTATTCGATCACGCCAAAGATGAGCATCAGCATCGGCGCGAACAACGCATTCAACGTGCAGCCGGATCGCTGGACTGTGCCGCAGGCGCTGACCGACTGGGTGCCGTACGGTTTTACGCGCTGTTATGAAACCTGCCCGTTCGGTTTGAACGGCGCGTATTACTACACGCGTTTCGACTTCGCGTTCTAA